In the genome of Pelorhabdus rhamnosifermentans, one region contains:
- the ubiE gene encoding bifunctional demethylmenaquinone methyltransferase/2-methoxy-6-polyprenyl-1,4-benzoquinol methylase UbiE, whose product MIKKIDRPSVLNAKEKEQFVHGIFSAIACRYDWLNSILSIKLDGFWRRYAVTKAKVPTGGKTLDLCCGTGKLTLELIKAVGAGGSVIGVDFCANMLQIARENISKTMYVDNVMFVEANVLELPFTDHSFDCCTIGFGMRNVADIPRVISEIYRVLKPGGRLVILELGKPSMPVFRSLYFFYFERILPVLGQAFAKVKGAYQWLPESLRFFPDQQEVVRMLQESGFKDVGRDNLTGGIVAVYFGVK is encoded by the coding sequence ATGATAAAAAAAATAGATAGACCATCGGTACTGAATGCAAAAGAAAAAGAACAATTTGTACATGGAATCTTTTCCGCAATCGCTTGCCGTTATGACTGGCTAAATTCAATTTTAAGTATTAAATTGGATGGCTTTTGGCGGCGCTATGCCGTTACCAAAGCCAAAGTTCCAACGGGTGGAAAGACCCTCGACTTGTGCTGTGGCACTGGTAAATTGACTCTCGAATTAATCAAAGCAGTAGGAGCGGGGGGGAGTGTGATCGGTGTAGATTTCTGTGCGAATATGTTACAGATTGCCCGTGAAAATATTTCAAAGACAATGTATGTCGACAATGTCATGTTTGTAGAAGCCAATGTTTTGGAGTTGCCGTTTACGGATCATTCTTTTGACTGTTGTACCATTGGTTTTGGCATGAGAAATGTAGCGGACATACCTCGTGTGATAAGTGAAATTTACAGAGTATTAAAGCCTGGTGGTAGGCTTGTTATCTTGGAATTGGGGAAACCCAGTATGCCAGTGTTTAGAAGCCTTTATTTTTTCTATTTTGAAAGAATTCTACCAGTACTAGGACAAGCTTTTGCGAAAGTTAAAGGTGCGTACCAGTGGCTTCCGGAATCGCTGCGTTTTTTTCCGGACCAACAGGAAGTAGTGCGAATGTTACAAGAGAGTGGATTTAAAGATGTAGGTCGAGATAATCTAACGGGTGGAATTGTGGCAGTTTATTTTGGGGTGAAATGA
- a CDS encoding Sec-independent protein translocase subunit TatA/TatB: protein MLNFSMPELAMVLVIALIVFGPGKLPEVGKALGKGLREFRREMDTSSQEPVNIEGKSVEKEPGDHVEHSGGKHA from the coding sequence ATGCTTAATTTTAGTATGCCGGAATTAGCAATGGTACTAGTAATCGCTCTAATTGTCTTTGGACCGGGCAAACTTCCTGAAGTAGGCAAGGCATTGGGTAAGGGTTTGAGAGAATTTCGCCGGGAAATGGACACTAGCTCCCAAGAACCTGTCAATATTGAGGGTAAATCTGTGGAAAAAGAGCCCGGTGATCATGTTGAACACTCAGGGGGAAAACATGCATGA
- the hypA gene encoding hydrogenase maturation nickel metallochaperone HypA, which produces MHEMAIAQGILDITLDNAAQSDAKKVITIKLLVGQMTEVEPEAMRFCFSALAEGTIAAKAELKIKIVPLVVYCQDCGRKFVIERYRFLCSACGSANVKIISGRELQVEYLEVD; this is translated from the coding sequence ATGCATGAAATGGCTATTGCTCAAGGCATTCTAGATATTACGTTGGATAACGCCGCTCAGTCTGACGCGAAAAAGGTGATAACCATTAAACTTCTAGTCGGGCAAATGACCGAAGTTGAGCCTGAAGCGATGCGCTTTTGTTTTAGTGCACTGGCAGAAGGCACGATAGCGGCAAAAGCGGAGCTTAAAATCAAGATTGTACCACTTGTTGTGTACTGCCAAGACTGCGGCAGGAAATTCGTTATTGAACGCTACAGGTTTCTATGCTCAGCCTGCGGATCGGCCAACGTGAAAATCATTTCTGGTCGGGAACTTCAAGTGGAGTATTTGGAGGTGGACTAG
- the hypB gene encoding hydrogenase nickel incorporation protein HypB: MEIQVMENILSKNDKIAAEINAIFSSHGIFVLNLLGSPGSGKTSLLEQTIMTLKGDIRMAVIEGDLFTSKDADRIARYGVPVVQINTSGGCHLDATMVKGVLDKLALATLDLIIIENVGNLICPAEFNIGEDVKAMVLSITEGEDKPLKYPLMFKQASIAVLNKIDLLPYTSFDMAAATEDILSINPKIGLVVASCRSGEGLNGWYEWIKQQVINKKAGRIGCK, from the coding sequence GTGGAAATTCAAGTTATGGAAAATATTCTTAGTAAAAACGACAAAATCGCTGCCGAAATCAACGCAATCTTTTCCTCCCACGGTATCTTCGTACTAAATTTGTTAGGATCGCCTGGTTCAGGTAAGACATCGTTGCTTGAGCAAACGATTATGACATTAAAAGGCGATATTCGCATGGCAGTAATTGAGGGTGACCTTTTTACATCGAAAGATGCTGACCGTATCGCCCGGTATGGGGTACCAGTGGTCCAGATTAATACCAGTGGTGGCTGCCACTTGGATGCGACTATGGTTAAAGGAGTTCTGGATAAACTGGCTTTAGCTACTCTTGATCTGATTATTATTGAAAATGTCGGTAATTTAATATGTCCCGCTGAATTTAATATTGGAGAAGACGTCAAAGCCATGGTTTTAAGCATTACAGAAGGAGAGGACAAACCGCTAAAATATCCGCTAATGTTTAAACAAGCCAGTATTGCCGTTTTAAATAAAATAGATCTGTTGCCCTATACCAGTTTTGATATGGCGGCAGCAACAGAGGATATTTTAAGCATCAATCCGAAAATCGGTTTGGTTGTCGCCTCCTGTCGTAGTGGTGAAGGGCTGAATGGTTGGTACGAATGGATAAAGCAGCAAGTGATAAATAAAAAGGCAGGACGTATTGGGTGTAAATAA
- a CDS encoding polyprenyl synthetase family protein yields the protein MKRSTIFDLVQNELMAIKTELASAIRSQDDLVTDMGSHLFLAGGKCLRPGLYFLCARNSRKILSEKMPVAVAIELIHMATLVHDDILDNAAVRRGVSTANARWGNHASVLAGDYLFAKAFSLIAEANAQALKVLSDVICAICEGEVSQIRDKFNPYRTEADYLKRIAQKTACFIAVSCELGAMAAQLDTTTVKALHQYGYAVGMAYQITDDILDITASEEQIGKPVGNDLRQGVLTLPVIYVLRTSPRQDELQKLILAKDMSDSKLQQCMNIIHETSAVEYTYQRMSQYLELARQSIPSSLDDDVREALHAVVDFVGRGK from the coding sequence GTGAAACGATCCACCATATTTGATTTGGTACAAAACGAACTGATGGCAATCAAAACGGAGCTTGCTTCTGCAATACGATCTCAGGACGATTTAGTGACCGATATGGGTAGTCATTTATTTTTGGCCGGTGGCAAATGTTTACGGCCCGGCTTATATTTTTTATGCGCACGGAATAGTCGGAAAATTTTATCGGAAAAAATGCCGGTTGCTGTAGCCATTGAATTAATTCATATGGCTACTTTGGTACATGACGATATTCTCGACAATGCTGCAGTTCGGCGAGGAGTATCAACGGCAAATGCCCGTTGGGGGAACCACGCTTCAGTATTAGCCGGCGATTATCTTTTTGCTAAAGCTTTTTCACTTATTGCCGAGGCAAATGCGCAAGCTCTTAAAGTTCTCTCTGATGTCATCTGCGCGATATGCGAAGGGGAAGTCAGCCAGATTCGGGATAAATTCAATCCGTATCGAACTGAAGCGGATTACCTGAAGCGGATTGCCCAAAAAACAGCTTGTTTTATTGCGGTTAGCTGTGAATTAGGCGCAATGGCAGCCCAGTTAGATACTACTACGGTGAAGGCACTGCATCAATACGGCTATGCTGTCGGAATGGCCTATCAGATTACAGATGATATCTTAGATATTACCGCATCGGAGGAACAAATTGGGAAACCAGTTGGTAACGATTTACGCCAAGGGGTCTTGACTCTTCCTGTTATTTATGTCCTGCGAACAAGTCCACGGCAGGATGAGTTACAAAAGCTAATTCTTGCCAAAGACATGTCTGACTCAAAATTACAACAATGCATGAACATAATTCATGAGACTAGCGCTGTTGAATATACTTATCAACGGATGAGCCAATATTTAGAACTCGCGCGTCAGAGTATACCAAGCTCGCTTGATGATGATGTGCGGGAGGCACTACACGCAGTCGTCGATTTTGTCGGTCGTGGCAAATAA
- a CDS encoding HyaD/HybD family hydrogenase maturation endopeptidase: MAATITVLGIGNILLQDEGFGVRIIEKLHRRYQFSDAVQVLDGGTLGMDLLRFITGTTKLLVVDAISGGRPPGTFYRFAGNEVKAYFRDKVSLHELGIKDVLAVLEVLGEPIAEVVVIGVEAATAVFEPGLELTPIVAGMVDKTVTAVIAQLKEWQVELVERDSCYSPMSNVMGVADETDTD; encoded by the coding sequence ATGGCTGCAACAATAACGGTGCTGGGCATTGGAAACATTTTATTACAAGATGAAGGATTTGGCGTTAGAATCATTGAAAAACTCCATCGGCGTTATCAATTTTCGGATGCCGTACAGGTTCTTGATGGCGGTACACTTGGCATGGATTTATTGCGGTTTATTACTGGGACTACAAAATTATTGGTAGTTGACGCAATTAGTGGTGGTAGGCCGCCAGGGACTTTTTACCGATTTGCTGGTAATGAAGTAAAAGCATATTTTCGAGATAAGGTTTCTTTACATGAACTCGGAATAAAAGATGTGCTGGCTGTGCTGGAGGTATTGGGTGAACCAATAGCTGAAGTAGTAGTCATCGGGGTAGAGGCGGCGACGGCAGTATTTGAACCGGGTTTGGAGCTTACTCCGATTGTCGCGGGGATGGTAGATAAAACGGTGACTGCAGTTATCGCCCAGCTTAAGGAATGGCAAGTGGAATTGGTGGAAAGGGACTCATGCTATTCACCAATGAGCAACGTAATGGGAGTGGCCGATGAAACGGATACAGATTAG